In Deinococcus sp. HSC-46F16, the following are encoded in one genomic region:
- a CDS encoding polyprenyl synthetase family protein, producing MTGVAALTLPGAAFEARLREVLRSRVAFIELIGDDLVAAGGKRARPAVTLLAAQALGARPGTPEWAHVTDLAVCVELLHSASLLHDDLIDDAETRRGQPAAFRRFGNVVSVMSGDFMLSRLLTLLAGLPGGADLTRAFGDAASRICEGEVLQFQVAAYGEYSLDAYLEVIGGKTAALLALAACGPAWLLGAPAAQREALATFGWEYGLAFQMRDDLLDLTGDEAALGKPVGGDLREGKATLPVLDLLSGPHAGEVREVLERRAARSGDVGRVRDLVEGTGAAERTHAEIRRRADLAAAALEALPPSAAREALADLARHESRRRA from the coding sequence ATGACTGGCGTGGCCGCCCTGACCCTCCCCGGTGCCGCTTTCGAGGCGCGGCTGCGCGAGGTGCTGCGTTCGCGCGTGGCCTTTATCGAGCTGATCGGGGACGACCTCGTGGCCGCCGGGGGCAAGCGTGCCCGTCCCGCCGTGACGCTGCTCGCCGCCCAAGCCCTCGGCGCCCGGCCTGGCACGCCCGAGTGGGCGCACGTCACCGACCTCGCCGTGTGCGTGGAGCTCCTTCACTCGGCCTCGCTGCTGCACGACGACCTGATCGACGACGCCGAGACGCGCCGGGGTCAGCCCGCCGCCTTCCGGCGCTTCGGCAACGTGGTCAGCGTGATGAGCGGCGACTTCATGCTCTCGCGGCTGCTCACGCTGCTCGCGGGCCTGCCCGGGGGCGCCGATCTGACCCGCGCCTTCGGGGACGCGGCCTCGCGCATCTGCGAGGGCGAGGTGCTGCAATTTCAGGTCGCGGCCTACGGCGAATACAGCCTGGACGCCTACTTGGAAGTCATCGGCGGCAAGACGGCGGCCCTGCTCGCGCTGGCGGCCTGCGGTCCCGCGTGGCTGCTGGGCGCCCCGGCCGCGCAGCGCGAGGCCCTGGCGACCTTCGGCTGGGAGTATGGGCTGGCCTTCCAGATGCGCGACGACCTGCTGGACCTGACGGGCGACGAGGCGGCCCTGGGCAAGCCCGTCGGCGGCGACCTGCGCGAGGGCAAGGCCACCCTGCCGGTGCTGGACCTGCTCTCGGGTCCCCACGCCGGGGAGGTCCGCGAGGTTTTGGAGCGCCGCGCCGCCCGCTCCGGCGACGTGGGGCGGGTGCGTGACCTCGTGGAAGGTACGGGGGCCGCAGAGCGCACCCATGCCGAGATTCGCCGCCGCGCCGACCTCGCCGCCGCCGCGCTGGAGGCCCTGCCTCCCTCCGCCGCCCGCGAAGCCCTGGCCGACCTCGCCCGGCACGAGAGCCGCCGCCGGGCCTGA
- a CDS encoding Glu/Leu/Phe/Val dehydrogenase produces the protein MRASGLNWQGLMEQLQEALPHCEVTDQSLAYFKYPRRTVAVNLPVRMDDGRIQVFRGYRTVHSTARGPSMGGVRFRAGLSAHECEVLAAIMTLKAAVADLPLGGAKGGVDVDPQTLSPHELEGLTRRYTSELVELIGPTEDILAPDVGSDAQTMAWMLDAYGENTGSTQGGMVVGKPIPLGGSYGSKDARGRSAAMVAAQVLEHRGESLRGARVAVYGFGDVGRKAAQVLGERGALVIAVSDQHGASFASGGLDLAALSAYREQHGSVRGFATEIAPDEVVELDVDILMLAYDYGSVNAGNAHAVRARYVVEATNRAVLPEAERVLRAQGVCVLPDLVASIGGVIVNYLEWVQDASNFFWTPTEVERAIDLRVNAALRDVTAYMRTRDLDMRTAAYALALNRLHEAAVMRGVYP, from the coding sequence ATGAGGGCATCAGGACTCAACTGGCAGGGCCTCATGGAGCAACTCCAGGAGGCTTTGCCCCACTGCGAGGTGACCGACCAGTCGCTCGCGTATTTCAAGTATCCCCGGCGCACCGTCGCCGTGAACCTGCCCGTGCGGATGGACGACGGGCGCATTCAGGTTTTCCGGGGCTACCGCACGGTGCATTCCACCGCGCGGGGGCCAAGCATGGGCGGCGTGCGCTTCCGCGCGGGCCTGAGCGCCCACGAGTGCGAGGTGCTCGCCGCGATCATGACCCTCAAGGCGGCGGTCGCGGACCTGCCCCTCGGCGGCGCCAAGGGCGGCGTGGACGTGGACCCGCAGACCCTCAGCCCGCATGAGCTCGAGGGCCTGACCCGCCGTTACACCTCGGAACTCGTCGAGCTGATCGGACCGACCGAGGACATTCTCGCCCCCGACGTGGGCTCCGACGCGCAGACCATGGCGTGGATGCTCGACGCCTACGGCGAGAACACTGGCTCGACCCAGGGCGGCATGGTGGTGGGCAAGCCCATTCCGTTGGGCGGCTCCTACGGCAGCAAGGACGCGAGGGGCCGCTCGGCGGCGATGGTGGCCGCGCAGGTGCTCGAACACCGGGGCGAGAGCCTGCGCGGAGCGCGGGTGGCCGTCTACGGCTTCGGGGACGTGGGCCGCAAGGCCGCGCAGGTGCTGGGGGAGCGCGGCGCCCTCGTGATCGCGGTGTCCGACCAGCACGGGGCCTCCTTTGCCAGCGGCGGCCTCGACCTCGCGGCGCTCTCGGCGTACCGCGAGCAGCACGGCAGCGTGCGCGGCTTCGCGACCGAGATCGCCCCCGACGAGGTCGTCGAACTCGACGTGGACATCCTGATGCTGGCCTACGACTACGGCTCGGTGAACGCGGGCAACGCCCACGCGGTCCGCGCCCGCTACGTCGTGGAGGCCACCAACCGGGCCGTGCTGCCCGAAGCCGAGCGCGTCTTGCGGGCGCAGGGCGTGTGCGTGCTCCCCGACCTCGTCGCCAGCATCGGCGGCGTGATCGTGAACTACCTCGAGTGGGTGCAGGACGCCAGCAACTTCTTCTGGACGCCCACCGAGGTCGAACGCGCCATCGACCTGCGGGTGAACGCGGCCCTGCGGGACGTGACCGCCTACATGCGGACCCGTGACCTCGACATGCGCACGGCGGCCTACGCGCTGGCCCTGAATCGCCTGCACGAGGCGGCGGTGATGCGCGGCGTGTACCCGTAA